From the genome of Cytobacillus firmus, one region includes:
- a CDS encoding ABC transporter ATP-binding protein codes for MDSIKRYLKFVKPYRLQIIGTIIIGIIKFAIPLLIPLLIKYVIDDIIGNDTLSQGDKNSTLLMVMAVMIALFVIARPPIEYYRQYFAQWVASKILYDIRDKLFTHIQKLSFRFYANTRTGEVISRVINDVEQTKTFVVTGLMNLWLDVATILIAVVIMLNMDVTLTIVSLLLFPFYAFSVKYFFGNLRKLTRARSQALAEVQGYLHERVQGMAVVKSFAIEDYEQTQFDAQNKNFLTKAIDHTKWNAKAFAVVNTITDISPLLVIGYSGYQVIQGDISLGVMMAFVAYIDRLYGPLRRLVNSSTTLTQSIASMDRVFELMDEKYDIDDSPDAIQCRDVKGHIQFEEVSFSYNENEPPVLKEINLDVSAGETIALVGMSGGGKSSLVGLIPRFYDVNEGRILLDGTDIRSFKVRSLRDKIGMVLQDNILFSESVKTNILLGKPDATEEEVIDAARAANAHEFIMNLPEGYDTKVGERGVKLSGGQKQRIAIARIFLKNPPILVLDEATSALDLESEHLIQEALEKLAKDRTTFIVAHRLSTITHADRIILIEHGEISEAGSHDELMKRQGNYYKLFQVQQLEN; via the coding sequence TTGGACAGTATAAAAAGATATTTGAAATTCGTTAAGCCGTATCGGCTTCAGATTATCGGAACCATTATCATAGGCATCATTAAATTTGCCATACCGCTACTGATTCCGCTTCTGATTAAGTATGTAATAGATGATATTATTGGCAATGATACATTGAGTCAGGGCGATAAGAACAGCACACTGTTAATGGTTATGGCTGTGATGATTGCTTTATTTGTCATCGCCCGTCCGCCAATTGAGTATTACCGCCAATACTTTGCCCAGTGGGTGGCTAGCAAAATTTTATATGATATCAGGGATAAGCTTTTTACCCACATTCAAAAGTTAAGCTTCCGATTCTATGCAAATACCAGAACAGGGGAAGTGATCTCCAGGGTCATAAATGATGTTGAGCAAACCAAAACATTTGTAGTAACCGGTTTAATGAATTTATGGCTTGATGTGGCAACCATTTTAATTGCAGTTGTCATTATGCTGAATATGGACGTTACGCTGACGATTGTGTCACTGCTGTTATTTCCATTTTATGCTTTCTCAGTTAAGTACTTTTTTGGTAACCTCAGAAAGCTGACAAGGGCCCGTTCACAGGCTCTTGCAGAGGTGCAGGGCTATCTTCATGAACGTGTTCAGGGGATGGCAGTTGTTAAAAGCTTTGCCATTGAGGATTATGAACAGACCCAATTTGATGCGCAAAATAAGAATTTCCTTACAAAAGCGATCGACCATACGAAGTGGAATGCAAAAGCATTTGCAGTAGTTAACACCATTACAGATATTTCACCGCTTTTAGTCATTGGGTATTCAGGATATCAGGTTATCCAGGGAGATATTTCCCTCGGTGTCATGATGGCATTTGTCGCTTATATAGATAGATTGTATGGACCGCTTAGAAGACTTGTTAACTCTTCAACCACCTTAACGCAATCAATCGCATCCATGGACCGGGTATTTGAGTTAATGGATGAGAAATACGATATTGACGATTCACCTGATGCCATTCAATGCCGGGATGTTAAAGGGCATATCCAATTTGAAGAAGTGAGCTTTTCCTACAATGAGAATGAGCCTCCGGTATTAAAGGAAATAAATCTCGATGTATCAGCAGGGGAAACGATTGCCCTTGTAGGGATGAGCGGAGGAGGAAAGTCCTCTCTGGTAGGGCTGATTCCGCGTTTTTACGATGTGAATGAAGGCAGAATTCTGCTTGATGGCACTGATATCCGTTCGTTTAAAGTAAGGAGCCTTCGCGATAAAATCGGGATGGTGCTTCAGGATAATATTTTGTTCAGTGAATCGGTCAAAACTAACATTCTGCTCGGCAAACCCGATGCCACTGAAGAGGAAGTAATTGATGCTGCCAGGGCTGCAAATGCCCACGAATTTATTATGAATTTGCCTGAAGGCTATGATACCAAGGTTGGCGAGCGCGGTGTGAAACTCTCGGGAGGACAGAAGCAGCGAATTGCCATTGCGAGAATCTTTTTGAAAAATCCGCCGATCCTTGTACTGGATGAAGCCACTTCAGCCCTTGATCTGGAGAGTGAACATCTGATACAGGAAGCATTGGAAAAATTGGCTAAAGACCGCACGACTTTTATCGTCGCTCATCGCCTTTCCACCATCACACATGCAGATAGGATAATTCTGATAGAGCATGGTGAAATTTCTGAAGCGGGAAGCCATGACGAATTAATGAAAAGACAAGGCAATTATTACAAGCTTTTTCAAGTTCAGCAGCTTGAAAATTAG
- a CDS encoding ABC transporter ATP-binding protein, which translates to MTQAPVLDVKQLRTSFFSSDGEVPAVDDISFSVNKGEILGIVGESGCGKSVTSLSIMKLIPQPPGKIVGGEILLDGEDLVKASEKRMREIRGNEVAMIFQEPMTSLNPLFTIGDQLTEGIKLHKKLNKKAAIQQAVEMLKLVGLPRAEQIVKEYPHQLSGGMRQRVMIAMALSCHPRLLIADEPTTALDVTIQAQILSLMKDLNEKLDTAIVMITHDLGVVAEVCERVIVMYAGKIVEEAPVEEIFKHPKHPYTQGLLQSVPDVREKKERLYSIPGNVPKPGSIKTGCRFAARCEFVHDRCMTESPPLYNANDAEQHTVRCFLHESGGVIDDRSAVGS; encoded by the coding sequence GTGACTCAAGCTCCAGTTTTAGATGTAAAACAGCTAAGGACATCCTTTTTCTCTTCAGATGGAGAAGTTCCGGCTGTGGATGATATCAGCTTCTCGGTCAACAAGGGTGAAATTCTGGGGATAGTAGGAGAATCAGGCTGCGGGAAGAGTGTTACATCTCTATCCATTATGAAGCTGATTCCACAGCCCCCGGGAAAAATTGTTGGCGGTGAAATTCTTTTAGATGGAGAAGATCTCGTAAAAGCATCAGAAAAAAGAATGCGTGAAATAAGGGGAAATGAAGTGGCTATGATTTTTCAGGAGCCGATGACTTCATTGAATCCGTTATTTACAATAGGAGATCAGCTGACAGAAGGAATCAAATTACATAAGAAGTTAAATAAGAAGGCTGCAATCCAGCAGGCTGTTGAAATGCTTAAGCTTGTTGGCCTGCCTAGGGCAGAGCAGATAGTAAAGGAATATCCCCACCAGCTGTCAGGGGGAATGAGGCAGAGGGTAATGATTGCCATGGCATTGTCCTGCCATCCTCGGCTTCTGATTGCAGATGAGCCAACAACTGCTTTGGACGTGACCATCCAGGCCCAGATATTATCCCTTATGAAGGATCTTAATGAAAAGCTCGACACAGCCATAGTCATGATTACGCATGATCTTGGGGTAGTAGCGGAAGTATGTGAGAGGGTAATTGTCATGTATGCCGGGAAAATAGTGGAGGAAGCTCCTGTAGAAGAGATATTCAAACATCCAAAACATCCTTATACCCAGGGACTTCTGCAATCAGTGCCTGATGTAAGAGAGAAAAAAGAGCGATTATATTCGATTCCGGGAAATGTGCCTAAACCGGGCTCCATCAAGACTGGATGCCGTTTTGCAGCTCGCTGTGAATTTGTCCATGACCGGTGCATGACGGAAAGTCCTCCGCTTTATAATGCCAATGATGCAGAACAGCATACAGTGCGCTGTTTTCTGCATGAGTCTGGGGGTGTCATTGATGACCGAAGTGCTGTTGGAAGTTAA
- a CDS encoding gamma-type small acid-soluble spore protein, producing the protein MAKQPNQSQAGTNVQEVRQQNAQSAGQGQYGTEFASETNAAEVRQQNQQAEARKGQNAGKQS; encoded by the coding sequence ATGGCTAAACAACCAAACCAATCTCAAGCTGGAACTAACGTTCAAGAAGTGAGACAACAAAACGCACAATCTGCTGGCCAAGGCCAGTACGGTACTGAATTTGCCAGCGAAACAAATGCTGCTGAAGTAAGACAGCAAAACCAGCAAGCTGAAGCTCGCAAAGGTCAAAATGCAGGCAAACAAAGCTAA
- the fabL gene encoding enoyl-[acyl-carrier-protein] reductase FabL has translation MTQKVALVTGSSRGIGKATAIRLAKDGYDIVINYARSKSAANETAAEIEALGRKALVVKANVGDVEKIKGLFAEIDREFGRLDVFVNNAASGVLRPVMELEESHWDWTMNINSKALLFCGQEAAKLMEKSGGGKIVSISSLGSIRYLENYTTVGVSKAALEALTRYLAVELAPKNITVNAVSGGAVDTEALKHFPNRAELLEEAKTKTPAGRMVEIEDMVNTVMFLLGEESSMIRGQTIIVDGGISLLV, from the coding sequence ATGACACAAAAAGTAGCACTGGTAACAGGAAGCAGCAGAGGAATTGGAAAGGCGACAGCCATCAGGCTTGCCAAAGACGGCTATGACATTGTCATCAATTACGCACGCAGCAAATCAGCTGCAAATGAAACAGCAGCTGAAATTGAGGCGCTCGGCAGAAAAGCCCTGGTTGTAAAAGCAAACGTTGGGGATGTAGAGAAAATTAAAGGACTTTTCGCTGAGATTGACCGTGAATTCGGAAGACTCGATGTGTTTGTCAACAATGCAGCTTCTGGGGTTCTGCGTCCGGTTATGGAACTGGAAGAATCTCATTGGGACTGGACAATGAATATCAACAGCAAAGCCCTGCTTTTCTGCGGTCAGGAAGCTGCAAAGCTAATGGAGAAAAGCGGCGGCGGAAAAATTGTAAGCATCAGCTCGCTGGGATCGATTCGCTACCTGGAAAACTATACGACTGTAGGGGTTTCCAAGGCAGCATTGGAAGCATTGACACGTTACCTGGCTGTTGAACTGGCTCCTAAAAATATCACCGTAAACGCTGTTTCAGGCGGTGCAGTGGATACAGAGGCTTTAAAACATTTCCCTAACCGTGCAGAGCTTCTCGAAGAAGCAAAAACGAAAACACCTGCAGGACGAATGGTTGAAATTGAAGATATGGTGAATACGGTTATGTTTTTGTTAGGTGAGGAATCTAGCATGATCCGCGGCCAGACGATTATTGTGGATGGCGGCATTTCTCTGCTGGTTTAA
- a CDS encoding YgaB family protein, whose protein sequence is MENFNSLVSEQMKTMEKLLYLQSELERCQEIEEELKAIQQETELESVQYEIARMKEELKQIHRIFEEQTEEVIRSYQKVNVTV, encoded by the coding sequence ATGGAGAACTTTAACAGTTTGGTTTCAGAACAGATGAAAACGATGGAAAAGCTTCTTTATCTGCAGAGTGAACTGGAGCGCTGCCAGGAGATTGAAGAGGAATTAAAAGCCATTCAGCAGGAAACAGAGCTTGAAAGTGTACAGTATGAAATTGCCAGAATGAAAGAAGAACTCAAACAAATTCATCGTATATTTGAGGAACAGACCGAAGAGGTCATCCGCTCCTATCAGAAAGTAAATGTAACCGTTTAA
- the ntdP gene encoding nucleoside tri-diphosphate phosphatase: MAVPIEGEPMQIHSYKHNGHIHRVWEETTVLKGTQNLVIGGNDRTIVTESDGRTWVTREPAICYFHSQHWFNVIGMIREDGVYYYCNISSPFIFDGEALKYIDYDLDIKVYPDMTFNLLDEDEYERHRQEMNYPDVIDSILKSNVDNLIHWIRQRKGPFAPDFIDIWYERYLTYRR, encoded by the coding sequence ATGGCGGTACCCATCGAAGGCGAACCAATGCAAATACACAGCTATAAACATAATGGGCATATCCACCGCGTCTGGGAGGAAACAACCGTATTAAAAGGGACACAAAATCTGGTGATTGGCGGCAATGACCGGACAATCGTAACAGAATCTGACGGAAGAACATGGGTGACGAGAGAGCCAGCCATTTGTTATTTTCATTCTCAGCACTGGTTTAATGTGATTGGAATGATTCGGGAAGATGGTGTTTATTATTACTGTAATATTAGTTCACCATTTATTTTTGATGGTGAAGCGTTAAAGTATATTGATTATGATCTCGATATTAAAGTATATCCTGACATGACATTCAATTTGCTTGACGAAGACGAATATGAACGGCACCGTCAGGAAATGAATTATCCCGATGTGATTGACAGCATCCTTAAATCAAATGTGGACAACCTCATCCATTGGATTCGTCAGAGAAAAGGTCCTTTTGCACCCGACTTTATTGATATATGGTATGAACGTTATCTTACTTACAGACGCTAA
- the mutY gene encoding A/G-specific adenine glycosylase: protein MKEVSQNTIESTDIKGFQDDLLSWFEAEQRDLPWRKDQDPYKVWVSEIMLQQTRVDTVIPYFHRFIKQFPTIKDLSEADEEKVLKAWEGLGYYSRARNLQAAVREVHEKYGGKVPDTPKEISSLKGVGPYTAGAILSIAYGIPEPAVDGNVMRVLSRILSIWEDIAKPSSRKIFESSVRTLISHENPSHFNQALMELGALICTPTSPSCLLCPVREHCTAFYEGTQQELPVKTKTKKQKNVQLAAAVLIDDQDKVLIHKRPGKGLLANLWEFPMAEINIAYVSDKEQMKDAFSTQYGAHVDIQEMTGQIEHVFSHLTWNINVYKGKLLELKEEKNDLKLVTLEEMKEFPFPVSHQKIWKQYLKS, encoded by the coding sequence TTGAAAGAAGTTAGCCAAAATACAATTGAATCAACGGATATAAAAGGTTTTCAGGATGATTTGCTCAGCTGGTTCGAAGCCGAGCAAAGGGATTTGCCCTGGAGAAAGGACCAGGATCCGTACAAAGTCTGGGTTTCTGAGATTATGCTTCAGCAGACGAGGGTGGACACCGTAATCCCCTATTTTCACCGTTTTATTAAGCAGTTTCCGACCATCAAGGATCTTTCTGAAGCAGACGAAGAAAAGGTATTAAAAGCCTGGGAGGGTCTGGGCTATTATTCACGGGCAAGAAATCTTCAGGCTGCCGTCAGGGAGGTTCATGAAAAATATGGCGGCAAAGTTCCGGATACGCCAAAAGAGATCTCTTCCTTAAAAGGAGTAGGGCCCTATACTGCAGGGGCCATTCTCAGTATTGCGTACGGGATACCTGAACCCGCCGTGGACGGCAATGTAATGCGTGTCCTTTCGCGCATCCTGTCCATTTGGGAAGATATCGCCAAGCCTTCTTCCAGGAAAATCTTTGAGTCTTCTGTCCGGACATTAATTTCACATGAAAATCCGTCCCATTTCAACCAGGCGCTTATGGAGCTTGGCGCATTAATATGTACACCAACTTCTCCTTCCTGCTTATTATGCCCGGTGAGAGAACATTGTACTGCGTTTTATGAAGGGACTCAGCAGGAGCTGCCCGTAAAAACGAAAACCAAAAAGCAAAAAAATGTGCAATTAGCAGCAGCTGTCCTTATAGATGATCAGGACAAAGTGCTAATACACAAAAGACCCGGCAAAGGCCTGCTTGCTAATCTTTGGGAATTCCCCATGGCAGAGATCAATATTGCTTATGTAAGCGACAAAGAGCAGATGAAGGATGCGTTCAGCACACAATATGGCGCCCATGTGGATATACAGGAAATGACGGGTCAGATCGAACACGTTTTTTCCCATTTAACATGGAACATAAATGTTTATAAAGGAAAATTATTAGAACTTAAAGAGGAAAAAAATGATTTGAAATTAGTCACTCTTGAAGAAATGAAGGAATTTCCTTTTCCGGTTTCCCATCAGAAAATCTGGAAGCAATATTTGAAAAGCTAA